In Aureibaculum algae, the following are encoded in one genomic region:
- a CDS encoding sensor histidine kinase, with product MDKESIKYIFEYPNENGILYFVLGILFMLSIYHFLLYFQHKDKSYLYYCGYTFLIFLSHLNESTDGFVSILVKPFVGILNALDVNLVWTYNMLYFIFAFTFLDLKAFSLKWYRIIFRGIYIIFFITIGFEILYRITGNVEFITKGNIFFLIYMNILSIRAYMLLFKMDNPFRYYIIVGSLFLFLSSMGATLIDMFDLIPGSNELSFTIFYFGVILENILFSLGLGHKQKLILEDKNKSQATLISQLQENEKLKDTIHLQLEENLASLSLQAKTEKIQKLKEKYDKELAELKITSLRSQMNPHFIFNSLNSIKLYIINNEKENAVYYLNKFSKLIRKILNASQEKEISLADEIETMQLYINIENIRFNNEIEFEVVIDQSLNLNTIKIPSLILQPFLENAIWHGLASIKEKKILKIKVNKDDEFHLSITITDNGIGRKKSAEINSRKIHKTTSVGIKLTEERLSNFAKEYQNDYSITFTDLTDGKKKPKGTKVEIKLPLH from the coding sequence GTGGATAAAGAATCAATAAAATATATATTTGAGTATCCTAATGAAAATGGTATACTCTATTTTGTGCTGGGCATTTTATTTATGCTCTCCATTTATCATTTCTTATTATATTTTCAACACAAAGACAAGTCCTATTTATATTATTGTGGGTACACTTTCTTAATTTTTTTAAGTCACTTAAATGAATCAACTGATGGGTTTGTTTCTATTTTAGTCAAGCCTTTTGTTGGCATTTTAAATGCCCTGGATGTTAATTTGGTTTGGACCTATAACATGTTGTATTTTATTTTTGCTTTTACTTTTTTAGATTTAAAAGCATTTTCCTTAAAATGGTATCGCATTATATTTCGAGGAATTTACATCATTTTTTTTATAACCATTGGATTCGAAATTTTATATCGTATAACAGGCAATGTTGAATTTATCACCAAAGGAAATATATTTTTTCTTATTTACATGAATATCCTTTCCATAAGAGCTTATATGCTGCTTTTTAAGATGGATAACCCTTTTAGGTACTACATTATAGTTGGTTCGCTATTTTTGTTTCTTTCGTCAATGGGAGCAACATTAATCGATATGTTTGATTTGATACCAGGAAGTAATGAGCTAAGCTTTACTATTTTTTATTTTGGAGTTATTTTGGAAAATATATTATTCTCTCTAGGATTGGGACATAAACAGAAATTAATTTTAGAAGATAAAAATAAATCTCAGGCAACATTGATAAGCCAACTTCAAGAAAATGAAAAGCTAAAAGATACCATACATTTACAATTAGAAGAAAATTTGGCTTCTCTAAGTCTACAAGCAAAAACTGAAAAAATACAAAAATTAAAAGAAAAATATGACAAAGAGCTCGCCGAACTAAAAATAACCTCTTTACGGAGTCAAATGAATCCACATTTTATCTTTAACTCTTTAAATTCTATTAAACTCTACATTATAAATAATGAAAAGGAGAATGCTGTTTATTATCTTAATAAATTTTCTAAACTCATCAGGAAAATATTAAATGCCTCGCAAGAAAAAGAAATTTCACTCGCCGATGAAATTGAAACCATGCAATTATATATAAACATTGAAAATATCAGGTTTAATAATGAGATTGAGTTTGAGGTTGTCATTGATCAATCATTAAACCTTAACACTATAAAAATACCATCACTTATTTTACAGCCTTTTTTAGAAAACGCCATTTGGCATGGCTTAGCATCTATTAAAGAAAAGAAAATTTTGAAAATAAAAGTCAATAAAGATGATGAATTTCATCTAAGTATAACCATAACGGACAATGGAATAGGTCGTAAAAAGTCTGCAGAAATAAATAGCCGAAAAATACACAAAACAACCTCGGTTGGTATAAAACTTACCGAAGAACGACTCAGTAATTTTGCAAAAGAATATCAAAACGATTATTCAATCACTTTTACCGATTTAACGGATGGAAAAAAGAAACCAAAAGGGACAAAGGTTGAAATTAAACTACCATTGCATTAA
- a CDS encoding LytR/AlgR family response regulator transcription factor — translation MIKAIIVDDELSAIKSLQWEIENFCKGIEVCETFTDPIEAISAINYLKPDCVFLDIEMPEMDGFQLLNNLKYRGFDLLITTAFDNYAIRAFKESAIDYLLKPIDTDDLLNSVAKIKHNKERNLLGTELKKVLANINQKSSFNKIQIPLAGKTIFVGIDDIIYCKSDGNYCEIYFKDGKKEILSKKIKEVEAIINHDVFFRVHNSYLVNINFIKEFIKSDGQYLVLENGVSIPISRSKKNALLKVLTI, via the coding sequence ATGATAAAAGCTATAATTGTAGATGATGAACTTAGTGCTATTAAAAGCCTACAATGGGAGATTGAAAATTTTTGTAAAGGCATAGAAGTATGTGAAACATTTACGGATCCCATAGAGGCTATTTCTGCCATAAATTACCTTAAACCTGATTGTGTTTTTTTGGATATTGAAATGCCTGAAATGGATGGTTTCCAATTGCTTAACAATCTTAAGTACCGAGGGTTTGATTTGCTTATTACCACTGCCTTTGATAATTATGCAATCCGTGCTTTTAAAGAAAGTGCTATAGATTATTTGTTAAAACCAATTGACACTGATGATCTCTTAAATTCTGTAGCAAAAATTAAACATAATAAAGAAAGGAACTTATTAGGTACAGAATTGAAAAAAGTATTAGCCAATATTAATCAGAAAAGTAGTTTTAATAAAATTCAAATACCATTGGCAGGTAAGACCATTTTTGTGGGTATTGATGATATTATTTATTGTAAATCTGATGGTAATTATTGTGAAATTTATTTCAAAGATGGTAAAAAAGAAATTCTGTCAAAAAAAATTAAAGAAGTAGAAGCTATAATTAATCATGACGTTTTTTTTAGAGTTCATAATTCCTATTTGGTAAATATAAACTTCATTAAAGAATTTATAAAAAGTGATGGGCAATATTTAGTATTAGAAAACGGGGTGTCTATTCCAATTTCTCGTTCTAAAAAAAATGCATTACTTAAAGTTTTAACCATTTAG
- a CDS encoding DUF4412 domain-containing protein has protein sequence MKTLSTTSLFLLFFLVCPNIEAQFFKNLTKRVEQKVENTVIDKTANKAAEKASKSMDKVFEINPFEGGKEKADPNLVANSYDFTWKYSMKMSTEKGDMTFDYYLKPDATYFGFTSATMQNMFTIMDNSNNVTVMFMESKGNKIGMVTSMNVDLDIDQAKDESAKYTFEQLPDKTINGYHCKGVKAYNDEHEMVMYLTNDTEVSFDNIYKTGKTKVPVQLKDYFKPDDKILMIRMDMNNLKNKKESATMECIGLEKVSKTIKKSDYKFM, from the coding sequence ATGAAAACACTTAGCACAACAAGTCTCTTCCTTCTCTTTTTTTTAGTATGCCCCAATATAGAAGCACAATTTTTTAAAAATCTTACAAAGAGGGTAGAGCAAAAAGTAGAAAACACCGTAATAGATAAAACGGCCAATAAAGCTGCCGAAAAGGCATCCAAATCCATGGACAAAGTTTTTGAAATCAATCCCTTTGAAGGCGGAAAAGAAAAAGCAGATCCGAATTTGGTTGCTAATTCTTATGATTTCACTTGGAAATATTCAATGAAAATGTCTACTGAAAAAGGTGACATGACCTTTGACTATTACCTGAAGCCCGATGCGACCTATTTCGGATTTACTTCTGCTACAATGCAAAATATGTTTACAATTATGGACAATAGTAATAACGTAACCGTCATGTTTATGGAGTCTAAAGGCAATAAAATCGGTATGGTAACTTCCATGAACGTTGATTTAGACATAGACCAAGCTAAAGATGAATCTGCAAAATACACTTTTGAACAACTACCTGATAAAACAATAAATGGTTATCACTGCAAAGGGGTAAAAGCGTACAATGATGAGCATGAAATGGTCATGTACCTTACAAACGACACCGAAGTAAGTTTTGACAACATATATAAAACCGGCAAAACTAAAGTACCAGTGCAACTTAAGGATTATTTCAAACCTGATGATAAAATTCTAATGATCAGAATGGACATGAACAATCTAAAAAACAAAAAAGAAAGTGCAACAATGGAATGTATTGGCCTGGAAAAAGTATCTAAAACAATTAAAAAATCAGATTATAAATTTATGTAA
- a CDS encoding DUF4870 domain-containing protein, whose product MDSIENKPVAVNEGKNIAIIAYFTIIGLIIAFVMNNEKKNTFANYHIKQSLGLALTGFALGMIGMIPILGWIVSFFGIFIILFMWIMGLMNAINGNEKPVPLLGEKYLEWLKNL is encoded by the coding sequence ATGGACTCTATTGAAAACAAACCAGTAGCTGTGAACGAAGGTAAGAACATAGCAATTATAGCCTATTTTACTATTATCGGGTTAATTATCGCCTTTGTAATGAACAATGAAAAGAAAAATACTTTTGCAAACTACCACATCAAGCAGTCCTTAGGTTTGGCGTTAACGGGTTTTGCATTGGGAATGATTGGTATGATTCCTATTTTAGGATGGATCGTCTCCTTTTTTGGCATTTTTATTATTCTGTTCATGTGGATAATGGGATTAATGAATGCGATAAATGGCAATGAAAAGCCAGTACCTCTTTTAGGGGAAAAATATTTAGAATGGCTTAAAAATTTATAA
- a CDS encoding DUF3592 domain-containing protein, with amino-acid sequence MDFFASLTQSQIAGIILQLVVLPFLFMALRRWGWAKQSVQWPKVKGEVAKSLDFPLSKIIDFLYTYEIKGITYQGTKPFFANSFKNFKKKKTSELMEKYTKGTEVVVFYNPSNHKISTLEPGRKDGIIGALIVLILLFLLGFMAYSNPYLITEIMDYFQNLSSNS; translated from the coding sequence ATGGATTTCTTTGCATCACTTACCCAATCACAAATAGCAGGTATTATTTTACAATTGGTGGTATTGCCTTTTCTATTTATGGCCTTGCGACGTTGGGGGTGGGCAAAACAATCTGTTCAATGGCCCAAGGTTAAGGGAGAAGTAGCAAAAAGCCTTGATTTTCCACTTTCAAAGATAATCGACTTTTTATATACATATGAAATCAAAGGTATTACCTACCAAGGAACGAAACCTTTTTTTGCAAATTCATTTAAAAATTTTAAAAAAAAGAAGACTTCAGAATTAATGGAAAAGTATACCAAGGGAACGGAAGTTGTTGTTTTCTATAATCCTTCAAACCATAAAATATCAACATTAGAACCTGGTAGAAAAGATGGTATAATAGGTGCTTTAATAGTATTAATTCTACTTTTTTTATTAGGATTTATGGCATACAGTAATCCTTATTTAATAACAGAAATCATGGATTACTTTCAAAATTTATCCTCTAACTCGTAA
- a CDS encoding T9SS type A sorting domain-containing protein — MKKALLLFTILCTSLLTFSQTTYVVNTTDDFPDDNLNDVICADKNGNCTFRAALQNANKTSNKDIVNFNISGSAPFTIEITEDILPDILQPILIDGRTQPQYATNHTPVIEISNAFLQYSNGIKLIGNSSGSELYGLCVVNFARMTQYPYSFGYGIISSTANHIIQSNYIGLRADGKTIGGNTGGGLSLGYLGGHLIGGTQPFQGNVISGNPAFGLNISGSSLNSFQSSNNIIQGNLIGTDATGTLNRGNKFNVQIVDSYNNILGGHTPQARNIISGANATNDTTVGTGIAITGTQSYNNAIIGNYIGTDITGTKSIPNVRGGILILFGANTNRIGTDGPGEGNVISGNGQYGIYLQGGVADPVASNLIRGNYIGVDATGNAALPNSIGIMMLTGENNNNSIGGTTANSKNIISGNTNDGITILSGKNNQIIGNYIGTNALGTTAIPNYTGIYLEDSNTIIGGQAVGNRNIISGNTIGIEISESTSSGSSVIGNYIGLNASGIGALPNATGISLKSSSTNSTIGGANPMDKNIISGNTSYGISALGTSHTIQNNFIGLNPEGTAVIKNGIEGMRFSGALTNTKVSENTISGNGTVANQAANVNFIAATDVHFFNNNVGTLPDGNTALVNLGIGIILNGSSNNKIGGSTPNEGNIIGSHNINGLHIIAGSSNNTIDYNKIGVGTDGTTNIGNGSHGIVISGNNTDNKIVNNTIANNKKGVELNPTIGVATKVKISKNSIYNNSVLGIDLIGTTANDVDDLDTGVNNLQNSPEISAINYLGNVSVEVTYNVPSAVTNSAYPLTVEFFGSDNGQGKKYISSDIYTLPGDKTVTLSLPNSFEQNDYNNIVATATDENGNTSEFGTSVNYSLGISPIVSNSLKIFPNPTRDIITIQSNANETLTIDVFDVYGRNVLNKKSANTMNVSSLASGVYLLKIKDENGGVTSAKIIKQ, encoded by the coding sequence ATGAAAAAAGCATTACTTCTATTTACAATTTTATGTACCTCATTATTAACGTTTTCGCAAACCACTTATGTTGTGAATACTACAGACGATTTCCCAGATGACAATTTAAACGACGTCATTTGTGCCGATAAAAACGGGAATTGCACGTTTAGAGCGGCTCTTCAAAATGCCAACAAAACAAGTAATAAGGATATCGTTAACTTTAATATTTCAGGCTCTGCACCTTTTACAATTGAAATAACTGAAGATATTCTACCCGATATTTTACAACCTATATTAATAGATGGCCGTACGCAACCACAATATGCAACTAATCACACCCCTGTTATAGAAATATCAAATGCTTTTCTACAATATTCAAATGGCATCAAGCTCATTGGAAACTCTTCAGGTAGTGAACTATATGGTCTTTGTGTTGTTAATTTTGCAAGAATGACGCAATATCCATATAGCTTTGGTTATGGAATAATTAGTAGTACAGCAAATCATATTATACAATCGAATTATATAGGTTTACGAGCAGATGGCAAAACCATAGGTGGTAATACAGGAGGCGGTTTATCTTTAGGGTATCTCGGCGGACACCTAATAGGCGGAACACAACCTTTTCAAGGAAATGTTATTTCAGGTAATCCTGCTTTTGGACTCAATATATCCGGCTCATCACTAAATTCATTTCAATCATCCAATAATATAATTCAAGGGAATTTAATAGGTACGGATGCCACAGGCACATTAAACAGAGGAAATAAATTCAATGTCCAGATAGTAGATTCGTACAATAACATTTTAGGTGGTCACACTCCACAGGCACGAAATATTATTTCTGGAGCAAACGCAACTAACGATACTACAGTTGGAACTGGCATAGCAATAACCGGAACACAGTCTTATAACAATGCAATAATAGGAAATTATATTGGCACAGATATTACAGGAACTAAATCCATACCTAATGTTAGAGGGGGTATTCTAATTTTATTTGGAGCCAATACCAATCGAATTGGAACAGATGGCCCGGGTGAAGGAAATGTAATATCAGGAAACGGACAATATGGAATCTATCTTCAAGGAGGAGTAGCAGACCCTGTAGCTTCTAATCTTATCAGAGGAAATTATATAGGTGTTGATGCTACTGGAAATGCAGCATTGCCAAACTCAATAGGTATCATGATGCTTACAGGAGAAAACAATAATAATAGTATTGGCGGAACAACAGCTAATTCAAAAAATATTATTTCTGGAAACACAAATGATGGAATAACCATTCTTAGTGGTAAAAACAACCAAATTATTGGAAATTATATTGGAACAAATGCTTTGGGTACAACTGCCATACCTAATTATACGGGTATTTATTTAGAAGACAGTAATACTATTATTGGAGGACAAGCAGTAGGTAATAGAAATATTATATCTGGTAATACTATAGGAATTGAAATTTCAGAAAGTACATCGAGCGGATCTTCGGTAATAGGAAATTACATTGGTTTAAATGCCTCAGGTATTGGAGCTTTACCAAACGCAACAGGAATATCATTAAAATCTTCATCCACAAATAGTACTATTGGAGGTGCAAATCCTATGGATAAAAATATTATTTCTGGTAACACCAGTTATGGAATTTCTGCTTTAGGAACTTCACACACGATTCAAAACAATTTCATCGGATTAAATCCTGAAGGTACTGCAGTAATTAAAAATGGAATAGAAGGTATGAGATTTTCTGGAGCGTTAACCAATACTAAAGTTTCAGAAAATACAATTTCAGGGAATGGTACGGTTGCAAACCAAGCTGCAAATGTCAATTTTATTGCTGCAACTGATGTGCATTTTTTTAATAACAATGTAGGAACCTTACCTGATGGTAATACGGCATTAGTAAATCTTGGTATTGGTATTATATTAAATGGGAGTAGCAATAATAAAATTGGAGGAAGTACTCCAAATGAAGGCAACATTATTGGAAGCCATAACATAAATGGCCTCCATATTATTGCTGGTTCAAGTAATAATACTATTGATTATAATAAAATTGGTGTCGGAACAGATGGAACTACAAATATTGGAAATGGTTCACATGGTATTGTAATTTCTGGCAACAATACAGATAATAAAATCGTAAATAATACAATAGCAAACAATAAAAAAGGCGTTGAGTTGAATCCAACGATAGGTGTTGCAACGAAAGTGAAGATTTCAAAAAACAGTATTTATAATAATTCGGTTTTAGGAATTGATTTAATAGGTACTACAGCAAATGATGTAGATGATCTTGATACAGGAGTTAACAACCTTCAAAATTCTCCCGAAATAAGTGCTATAAATTATTTGGGAAATGTGAGTGTTGAAGTTACTTACAATGTGCCAAGTGCGGTAACCAATTCCGCTTATCCGCTTACGGTAGAGTTTTTTGGATCAGATAATGGTCAAGGTAAGAAATATATTAGTTCAGATATTTATACACTACCTGGAGACAAAACTGTAACCCTGAGCCTTCCTAATAGTTTTGAACAGAACGATTACAACAACATTGTTGCCACCGCAACCGATGAAAACGGAAACACCTCTGAATTTGGAACCTCAGTCAACTATTCATTAGGAATTTCACCAATTGTGAGTAATAGTCTTAAAATATTCCCTAACCCAACACGAGATATTATAACTATACAATCTAATGCCAATGAAACACTTACGATTGATGTCTTTGACGTTTATGGGAGAAATGTATTGAATAAAAAATCAGCAAACACAATGAATGTATCCTCTTTAGCATCAGGCGTTTATTTATTAAAAATTAAAGATGAAAATGGTGGTGTTACCTCAGCAAAAATAATAAAACAATAA
- a CDS encoding outer membrane beta-barrel protein translates to MKIIKKLVLTLALIGGIGSMSAQVAIGGGVGYNERVSGPGVVVKAEIDVMDNISISPSVSYFAGSKIYGYSRNLFAVDANGHYKIEVMMDELDVYPLAGLNYSSYSYGDYRYGDESINEYKVSGNSLGLNIGGGGRWKFADQLSVFAELKYVVSNYSHAVFAGGVLYQF, encoded by the coding sequence ATGAAAATTATTAAAAAGTTAGTCCTAACACTTGCCTTAATAGGTGGTATTGGTTCAATGAGTGCACAAGTAGCTATAGGTGGTGGAGTTGGTTATAATGAAAGAGTTAGTGGTCCCGGAGTTGTAGTAAAGGCAGAAATTGACGTTATGGATAATATCTCAATTTCACCAAGTGTTTCTTATTTTGCAGGTAGTAAAATATACGGCTACTCAAGAAACTTATTTGCTGTTGATGCCAATGGACATTATAAAATTGAAGTAATGATGGATGAGTTAGATGTATATCCATTAGCTGGTTTAAACTATTCAAGCTACAGCTATGGTGATTATAGATATGGAGATGAATCTATTAATGAGTATAAAGTATCAGGTAATAGTCTAGGCCTAAACATAGGTGGTGGTGGTAGATGGAAATTTGCAGACCAACTAAGTGTTTTTGCAGAATTAAAATATGTGGTAAGCAACTATAGTCATGCTGTTTTTGCAGGTGGCGTTTTATATCAATTCTAG
- a CDS encoding ribonucleotide-diphosphate reductase subunit beta: MQQEEPILQPNDNRFVIFPIQHPDLWEWYKLQQASIWTAEEIDLEKDVHDWNNKLTEDERYFIKHVLAFFAASDGIVNENLAENFVSEVQYTEAKFFYGFQIMMENIHSEVYSLLIDTYVKDEKEKDQLFRAIEVFPAIRDKAQWALKWIDSPSFAERLIAFAAVEGIFFSGSFCSIFWMKKRGLLPGLTFSNELISRDEGMHCDFAVHLHNNHMVNKVPKERITEILCDALTIERSFITESLPVSLIGMNSKLMTEYLEFVTDRLLVEFGCEKVYNSVNPFDFMEMISLEGKTNFFEKKVSEYQKAGVKSGGTGSISFDADF, translated from the coding sequence ATGCAACAAGAAGAGCCAATTTTACAGCCCAACGATAATAGATTTGTAATTTTTCCAATTCAACATCCAGACCTATGGGAATGGTATAAATTACAACAAGCAAGTATATGGACAGCTGAAGAAATTGATTTAGAAAAAGATGTGCATGACTGGAATAATAAGCTTACTGAAGACGAAAGATATTTTATAAAACACGTTTTGGCATTCTTTGCTGCTTCTGATGGAATTGTAAACGAAAACTTAGCAGAAAACTTTGTGTCTGAAGTACAATACACGGAAGCTAAATTCTTTTATGGCTTTCAGATAATGATGGAAAACATCCATTCTGAGGTGTATTCTTTACTTATAGACACGTATGTAAAAGATGAAAAAGAAAAAGATCAATTATTTAGAGCCATTGAGGTTTTTCCAGCCATTAGAGACAAAGCACAATGGGCATTAAAATGGATTGATAGTCCAAGTTTTGCAGAACGTCTAATCGCTTTTGCCGCTGTTGAAGGTATATTCTTTTCTGGTAGTTTTTGCTCAATATTTTGGATGAAAAAAAGAGGTCTTCTACCTGGTCTTACCTTCTCAAATGAACTTATTTCTAGAGATGAAGGTATGCATTGTGATTTTGCCGTGCACTTGCATAACAATCATATGGTAAATAAAGTGCCAAAAGAAAGAATTACAGAAATACTCTGTGACGCTCTTACTATTGAAAGAAGTTTTATTACGGAATCTCTTCCTGTAAGTCTTATCGGAATGAATTCAAAATTAATGACCGAATACTTAGAGTTTGTAACAGACAGGCTTTTAGTAGAATTTGGATGTGAAAAAGTATACAATTCAGTAAACCCATTTGATTTCATGGAAATGATTTCTCTAGAAGGAAAAACCAATTTCTTTGAGAAAAAAGTATCTGAATATCAAAAAGCTGGTGTAAAATCTGGAGGTACCGGAAGCATCAGTTTTGATGCTGATTTTTAA
- a CDS encoding ribonucleoside-diphosphate reductase subunit alpha → MYVLKRDGKREPVMFDKITARVKKMCYGLNKLVDPVKVAMRVIEGLYDGVSTSELDNLAAEIAATMTIQHPDYAKLAARIAVSNLHKNTKKSFSETMTDLYLYVNPRTGKKGPMIADDVYKVIQDNAEKLDSTIIYNRDFNYDFFGFKTLERSYLLKVNGKIIERPQHMLMRVSIGIHLDDIDAAIETYELMSKKYFTHATPTLFNAGTPKPQMSSCFLLQIKEDSIDGIYDTLKQTASISQSAGGIGLSLHNVRATGSYIRGTNGTSNGIVPMLRVFNDTARYVDQGGGKRKGSFAMYLEPWHADIFDFLDLKKNHGKEEMRARDLFYAMWIPDLFMKRVQEDGEWTLMCPNECPHLFDTYGDEFEKLYEGYEKVGKGRKTIQARDLWEKILESQIETGTPYMLYKDAVNRKSNQKNLGVIRSSNLCTEIMEYTAKDEVAVCNLASIAMPMFISENAEGQKYFNHKKLFDVTKKATRNLDTVIDRNYYPVKEAENSNFRHRPIGLGIQGLADAFIMLRMPFTSDEAKQLNQDIFETLYFAAVTSSMEIAKAKGPYSTFKGSPMSEGEFQFNMWNISEDDLSGNWDWKKLRKNVIKHGVRNSLLVAPMPTASTSQILGNNEAFEPYTSNIYTRRVLSGEFIVVNKHLLEDLVELNLWDNEMKESIMRANGSVQHIEAIPQELKDLYKTVWELSMKDIIDMARQRGYFIDQSQSLNLFLKDPDYGKLTSMHYYAWKSGLKTGMYYLRTKSAVNATQFTLSNSKKEEIKKPQIAAVEAPVNVEKDPSPLITDDTSMTAEEYKAMIALAKENEGDDCLMCGS, encoded by the coding sequence ATGTATGTACTAAAAAGAGACGGAAAGAGAGAGCCTGTTATGTTTGACAAAATTACCGCAAGGGTAAAAAAAATGTGTTATGGATTAAACAAATTAGTTGATCCTGTAAAAGTTGCCATGCGTGTTATTGAAGGTCTTTACGACGGAGTTTCTACTTCTGAGTTAGACAATTTAGCAGCTGAAATTGCAGCTACAATGACCATTCAACATCCTGACTATGCTAAATTAGCTGCCAGGATAGCCGTTTCTAACTTACATAAAAACACTAAAAAGTCATTTTCTGAAACAATGACGGACTTATATCTATATGTAAATCCACGTACGGGTAAAAAAGGACCAATGATTGCTGATGATGTCTATAAAGTCATACAAGACAATGCTGAAAAGTTAGATTCTACTATTATCTATAATCGCGATTTTAACTATGACTTTTTTGGGTTTAAAACGTTAGAAAGATCCTACTTATTAAAAGTTAATGGGAAAATAATTGAGCGTCCTCAACATATGTTAATGCGTGTATCTATTGGTATTCACCTAGATGATATTGATGCGGCAATTGAGACGTATGAGCTTATGAGTAAAAAATATTTTACGCATGCAACTCCTACATTATTTAATGCAGGTACACCAAAACCGCAAATGTCATCTTGTTTTTTACTTCAAATTAAAGAAGATAGTATTGACGGTATATATGATACTCTAAAACAAACGGCTAGTATCTCGCAATCTGCCGGAGGTATTGGTTTATCTTTACATAATGTGAGAGCAACAGGTTCATATATAAGAGGCACAAATGGTACTTCTAATGGCATCGTACCTATGCTTCGTGTGTTTAATGATACTGCAAGATATGTAGATCAAGGTGGAGGGAAAAGAAAAGGATCTTTTGCCATGTATTTAGAACCTTGGCATGCCGATATTTTTGATTTTTTAGATTTAAAAAAGAACCACGGTAAAGAAGAAATGCGTGCTCGCGATTTATTCTATGCTATGTGGATACCAGATTTATTCATGAAACGTGTACAAGAAGATGGTGAATGGACTTTAATGTGCCCCAATGAATGTCCTCATTTATTTGATACCTATGGTGATGAATTTGAGAAACTATATGAAGGTTATGAAAAAGTTGGTAAAGGAAGAAAAACAATACAGGCTCGCGATTTATGGGAGAAAATATTAGAATCTCAAATTGAGACTGGTACGCCATATATGTTATATAAAGATGCGGTTAATAGAAAATCAAATCAAAAGAATTTAGGGGTTATCCGCTCTTCAAACTTATGTACTGAGATTATGGAATATACAGCAAAAGATGAAGTTGCTGTATGTAATTTGGCATCTATAGCCATGCCTATGTTTATTAGTGAAAATGCAGAAGGACAGAAATATTTTAACCATAAAAAGTTATTTGACGTTACCAAAAAAGCAACTAGAAATCTGGACACTGTTATTGATAGAAATTATTATCCTGTAAAAGAAGCGGAGAATTCAAATTTTCGTCATAGACCTATCGGTTTAGGTATTCAAGGATTAGCAGATGCTTTTATTATGTTACGGATGCCGTTTACATCTGATGAAGCAAAACAACTCAATCAAGATATTTTTGAAACACTTTATTTTGCTGCAGTAACCTCATCTATGGAAATTGCTAAAGCGAAAGGACCCTATTCAACATTTAAAGGCTCTCCAATGTCAGAAGGTGAATTCCAATTTAACATGTGGAATATTTCTGAAGATGATCTTAGTGGTAATTGGGATTGGAAAAAATTACGTAAAAACGTTATAAAACATGGTGTGCGTAACTCACTATTGGTTGCTCCAATGCCAACAGCATCTACTTCTCAAATATTAGGAAACAATGAAGCTTTTGAACCTTATACTTCTAATATTTATACACGTAGAGTACTTTCAGGTGAATTTATTGTTGTGAACAAACACTTACTGGAAGATTTGGTTGAACTTAATCTTTGGGACAACGAAATGAAAGAAAGTATTATGAGAGCGAATGGTTCCGTACAACACATTGAAGCAATTCCTCAAGAGCTGAAAGACTTATACAAAACCGTTTGGGAGTTAAGTATGAAAGATATTATAGATATGGCTCGTCAAAGAGGTTATTTTATAGACCAATCACAATCTTTAAATCTTTTCTTAAAAGATCCAGATTATGGTAAATTGACTTCAATGCATTATTACGCATGGAAATCTGGTTTAAAAACAGGTATGTATTACCTTAGAACCAAATCTGCTGTAAATGCTACTCAGTTCACATTGAGTAACAGTAAAAAAGAGGAAATTAAAAAACCGCAAATTGCAGCTGTTGAAGCACCCGTAAATGTTGAAAAAGATCCATCTCCTTTAATAACAGATGACACTTCAATGACGGCTGAAGAATATAAAGCAATGATTGCTTTGGCTAAAGAAAATGAAGGTGATGATTGTTTAATGTGCGGATCTTAA